A genomic window from Levilactobacillus yonginensis includes:
- the glpK gene encoding glycerol kinase GlpK, whose product MNDQQYMMAIDEGTTSTRAILFDRHGQIAGQAQREFHQYFPQPGWVEHDANEIWNAVQSVISDALIDSDVQPYKVRGIGITNQRETAIIWDKKTGEPIYHAVVWQSKQTSEIADRLKDEGYQEKIHQKTGLVIDSYFSATKIRWILDHVPGSQERAERGELLFGTIDTWILWKLTGGRVHATDYTNASRTMLYNIHDLKWDDDILSWLDIPAAMLPDVRSSSEIYGYTAGYTFSGVQVPIAGIAGDQQAALFGQTAFDKGMIKNTYGTGAFIVMNTGTEPTLSHNGLLTTIAYGLNGEVTYALEGSIFVAGSAIQWLRDGMRFFEHASESEKMAVDAKTTGNVYVVPAFTGLGAPYWNQETRGAVFGLTRGTTREQFVRATVEAIAYQTRDVVDTMSAETGLDLQSLSVDGGAANNDFLMQFQADILNTPIKRAAINETTALGAAYLAGLAVGFWPDMATIRKMHESRDEFVPKMDEDKRAHCYRGWQAAIKATQAFEQD is encoded by the coding sequence ATGAATGATCAACAATACATGATGGCAATTGACGAAGGGACGACGAGTACCCGGGCTATTTTATTCGACCGGCACGGCCAGATTGCTGGACAGGCACAACGGGAGTTCCATCAATACTTCCCTCAACCAGGTTGGGTCGAGCATGATGCCAACGAAATCTGGAACGCGGTGCAATCTGTTATTTCTGATGCGTTGATTGATTCCGACGTGCAACCTTACAAGGTGCGCGGTATCGGAATCACCAACCAACGGGAAACGGCAATCATTTGGGACAAGAAGACTGGTGAACCCATCTACCATGCGGTCGTTTGGCAATCAAAGCAAACCAGTGAAATTGCCGACCGTCTGAAGGATGAAGGCTATCAAGAAAAGATTCATCAGAAGACGGGCTTGGTAATCGACTCGTACTTCTCCGCAACCAAGATTCGCTGGATTCTGGACCACGTGCCGGGATCACAGGAACGCGCCGAACGCGGTGAACTGTTATTTGGGACCATTGACACCTGGATCCTTTGGAAGCTGACGGGGGGCCGGGTCCACGCGACTGACTACACCAACGCCAGTCGGACCATGTTGTACAACATTCACGACTTGAAGTGGGATGACGACATTTTAAGTTGGTTGGATATTCCAGCCGCAATGCTGCCAGACGTTCGGTCATCCTCTGAAATTTACGGTTACACCGCTGGTTACACGTTCTCTGGTGTGCAAGTACCAATCGCCGGAATTGCGGGGGACCAACAAGCAGCCTTATTTGGGCAAACGGCCTTTGATAAAGGGATGATCAAGAACACTTACGGAACCGGGGCGTTCATCGTGATGAACACCGGGACCGAACCTACTCTGTCCCACAATGGGTTACTGACTACGATTGCCTATGGCTTGAATGGTGAGGTTACCTACGCGTTGGAGGGGTCCATCTTCGTTGCGGGGTCCGCTATCCAGTGGTTGCGTGATGGGATGCGGTTCTTTGAACATGCCAGTGAATCGGAAAAAATGGCTGTGGATGCCAAGACAACTGGTAACGTGTACGTCGTGCCCGCCTTTACTGGGTTGGGTGCACCATACTGGAATCAAGAAACACGGGGGGCCGTCTTTGGCCTGACTCGTGGGACCACACGGGAACAGTTTGTCCGGGCTACTGTCGAGGCGATTGCGTACCAGACGCGGGACGTGGTGGATACCATGAGTGCCGAAACGGGTCTTGACCTCCAGTCATTGAGCGTCGATGGTGGGGCCGCTAACAACGACTTCTTGATGCAGTTCCAGGCGGACATTCTGAATACACCGATCAAACGAGCTGCCATCAACGAAACGACTGCTTTAGGGGCTGCTTACCTGGCAGGATTGGCCGTTGGTTTCTGGCCAGACATGGCTACCATCCGGAAGATGCACGAGTCGCGTGATGAATTCGTTCCTAAGATGGACGAAGATAAGCGGGCTCATTGCTACCGTGGATGGCAAGCCGCTATCAAGGCTACGCAAGCTTTTGAACAAGACTAA
- the yjeM gene encoding glutamate/gamma-aminobutyrate family transporter YjeM, with the protein MTNKKKIGLSSLILMIFSAIYGFANTTVAYDQMGYASIIWYVLAALLFFLPSALMLAEYGSAFKEARGGIYSWLTGSIGEKWAFIGTFIWLSSWIIWMLSTSTKVWIPLSTLISGSDQTQTWSFLGLTSTQTIGLLGIVWILAVTFFATQGVSSVARISALGGLFVMFLTGIFIIASFIILILNGGHLAEPINGIHSFIASPNPQFSSPMALMSFVTYAVFAYAGMESMGGITDSMDKPEKTFPKGLIISTIAITIMYSLSIFLWGISANWGDVLGKNQVNLGNITYVLMNNLGLVLGHAMHLSNGTAIIIGHSLARLTGLSMFMGYLGSFFVLVYSPLKSFIMGSSPELWPKRMTKLNAVGMPAFSMWLQAIVVAVFIFFVAFGGNAANKFYLILTDMGNVSTSFPYLFLIGAFPFFKRRTDLERPFEVFKNKFWTNLIVTVVLIILVGGIGFTCLEPIMDHDYMTAFWTIIGPIFFGAVAWIFYYNAQKRSTNNKTATDED; encoded by the coding sequence ATGACTAATAAAAAGAAGATTGGACTATCTAGTCTGATCTTAATGATTTTCTCGGCCATCTACGGTTTTGCCAACACGACCGTGGCCTACGACCAAATGGGCTATGCCAGTATCATCTGGTACGTCCTCGCTGCCTTACTGTTCTTCCTACCGAGTGCTTTGATGCTGGCCGAATATGGGTCCGCCTTCAAAGAAGCTCGGGGCGGAATCTATTCCTGGTTGACCGGTTCGATCGGTGAAAAGTGGGCCTTCATTGGGACCTTCATCTGGTTATCATCCTGGATCATCTGGATGCTTTCCACGTCGACGAAGGTTTGGATCCCCCTTTCCACGTTAATTTCTGGGAGCGACCAGACGCAGACTTGGTCCTTCTTAGGACTGACCTCGACGCAAACGATTGGTTTACTCGGTATCGTCTGGATTCTGGCAGTGACCTTCTTCGCCACCCAGGGGGTTAGCTCCGTGGCCCGCATCTCCGCTTTAGGTGGGCTGTTCGTCATGTTCTTGACCGGGATCTTCATCATCGCTAGTTTTATTATTTTAATCTTAAATGGTGGTCACTTAGCTGAACCCATCAATGGGATTCACAGTTTTATCGCCTCACCTAACCCACAATTCTCTTCGCCCATGGCTCTGATGTCGTTTGTGACCTACGCCGTCTTCGCCTACGCCGGGATGGAATCCATGGGAGGTATCACCGACTCCATGGACAAGCCTGAAAAGACCTTCCCAAAGGGGTTGATCATCTCCACCATTGCCATTACGATCATGTACTCACTATCCATCTTCCTCTGGGGAATCAGTGCTAACTGGGGTGACGTCTTGGGTAAGAACCAAGTCAACCTGGGGAACATCACCTACGTTCTGATGAATAACTTAGGACTCGTGCTCGGCCACGCCATGCACCTATCCAACGGTACGGCCATCATCATTGGCCATAGTTTAGCGCGCTTAACCGGGTTAAGCATGTTCATGGGTTACTTAGGTTCCTTCTTTGTTCTGGTCTACTCACCACTGAAGTCCTTCATCATGGGGTCTTCACCAGAGCTCTGGCCAAAGCGGATGACCAAGCTAAATGCCGTGGGAATGCCCGCCTTCTCCATGTGGCTACAAGCCATCGTGGTCGCTGTCTTTATCTTCTTTGTTGCCTTTGGTGGGAATGCCGCTAACAAGTTCTACTTGATTTTGACGGATATGGGAAACGTTTCAACGTCCTTCCCATACTTATTCTTGATTGGGGCTTTCCCATTCTTCAAGCGTCGGACCGATTTGGAACGACCATTTGAGGTCTTCAAAAATAAATTCTGGACCAACCTCATTGTGACGGTTGTCCTGATTATCTTGGTCGGTGGAATCGGCTTCACCTGCCTGGAACCCATCATGGATCACGATTACATGACGGCCTTCTGGACGATCATCGGACCAATCTTCTTCGGGGCTGTAGCTTGGATCTTCTACTACAACGCACAAAAGCGTTCAACTAACAATAAGACCGCTACAGATGAGGATTAA
- a CDS encoding IS3 family transposase: MTELRQVFQVPIKLLLKVVKVPRSTYYYARSHRQREKLDDSPIIQAIDEIRQEDSKYTKKYGYRRLTKALQEHGFTVNHKRVLRLMHEHDWLCLAYNRQKRKYNSYKGTVGKIASNRLNRRFKTDRPYQKLVTDVSEFRYGGMSQSERVYLEPVIDLFSGEVLAFNISDHPTVEFALKPLKEALERLPKLGYRTTVHTDQGFQYQHKFWRETLKEHRVFQSMSRKATCLDNASVESFFHIMKVEVMDEHFENKEDLTQAMTEWINFYNKRRIKTKLDGKSPEKYRELAIQKAA; the protein is encoded by the coding sequence GTGACCGAGTTAAGGCAGGTCTTTCAAGTGCCCATCAAGCTCCTACTCAAGGTCGTCAAAGTACCAAGAAGTACGTATTATTACGCACGCTCACATCGTCAGCGTGAAAAACTAGATGATTCTCCAATCATTCAGGCAATCGATGAGATTCGGCAGGAGGATTCTAAGTACACCAAGAAGTATGGTTATCGACGACTAACTAAAGCCTTACAAGAACATGGATTCACAGTGAATCATAAGCGAGTCTTACGCTTAATGCATGAGCATGATTGGCTTTGTTTAGCATACAATCGCCAAAAACGTAAATATAATTCATACAAAGGAACCGTTGGTAAAATTGCGTCAAATCGGTTAAACCGACGATTCAAGACGGACCGTCCTTATCAGAAACTGGTCACAGATGTTAGTGAATTTCGATATGGTGGTATGAGTCAAAGTGAACGGGTCTACTTAGAACCAGTCATTGACCTCTTCTCAGGCGAAGTATTGGCTTTCAACATCAGTGACCATCCGACAGTAGAGTTCGCTTTAAAACCGCTTAAAGAAGCCTTAGAGAGATTGCCAAAATTAGGCTATCGAACAACAGTCCACACGGATCAAGGCTTCCAGTACCAACACAAATTCTGGCGAGAAACACTCAAAGAACATCGCGTATTTCAAAGTATGTCACGCAAAGCAACTTGCCTAGACAATGCGTCAGTTGAATCATTCTTCCACATCATGAAGGTCGAAGTTATGGATGAACATTTTGAGAACAAGGAAGACTTGACTCAAGCTATGACTGAATGGATCAACTTTTACAATAAACGTCGGATCAAAACAAAACTGGATGGCAAGTCCCCGGAAAAATACCGGGAACTCGCCATCCAGAAGGCAGCGTAA
- a CDS encoding MerR family transcriptional regulator yields the protein MNIKEASEKTGVSSAAIRYYEKELLIPAIDRTEVGNRDIDDRIIRRIQFVTQMRSAGMSIENLRHYIELFDSPEDTGEAEFALLKSQLGVMKEKRADLQTAIDLLDYKLNHFHDHQEKIEAELYQLDVEHQAKIDSTTDEDE from the coding sequence ATGAACATTAAAGAAGCCAGCGAAAAAACTGGCGTGTCCTCGGCAGCGATTCGTTATTATGAGAAGGAATTACTGATTCCAGCAATCGATCGGACTGAAGTGGGTAACCGGGACATTGATGACCGAATCATTCGACGGATTCAGTTTGTGACGCAAATGCGGTCTGCAGGGATGAGTATCGAAAATCTTCGCCATTACATTGAACTGTTTGATTCTCCGGAAGATACGGGTGAGGCAGAATTTGCTCTTTTAAAGTCTCAGTTGGGTGTGATGAAAGAAAAACGGGCAGACTTGCAGACGGCCATTGACTTGCTGGACTACAAATTGAATCATTTTCATGATCATCAGGAGAAAATTGAAGCGGAGCTGTACCAGCTCGATGTTGAACATCAAGCCAAAATTGATTCAACGACGGATGAAGATGAATAG
- the fni gene encoding type 2 isopentenyl-diphosphate Delta-isomerase produces MEISRHAHRKDEHLSLAEKFYTPTADSQFDQLRFVHQSLPEMAVSDVDITTQLGPLTLPVPLMIEAMTGGSPRTGKVNAALGRIAAATGMPVASGSQSIALKDDAAIATFTPLRENNPDGVVFANIGAGHTVAQAQAVVDMLAANALELHINTAQELVMPEGDRSFHWLNGIGETVAALNVPVIVKEVGFGMARETLEQLAKVGVTYVDLGGRGGTNFAQIENFRRPDKELTYLAGWGQSTVESLLEAHSVPQQQVIATGGVRHPLDAAKALALGASVVGSAGQVLHSLLRTDEDATVAMLQSWQTGLKRIMTLLGTRNLAELRQQHLLLSPELLSYCDQRHLDY; encoded by the coding sequence ATGGAAATTTCACGTCACGCTCACCGTAAGGATGAACACTTGTCGCTCGCAGAAAAATTCTATACGCCCACGGCAGATAGTCAATTTGATCAGCTGCGGTTCGTCCACCAGAGCCTACCTGAAATGGCAGTCAGCGACGTGGATATCACCACGCAGCTGGGGCCGTTGACCCTCCCTGTGCCCTTGATGATTGAAGCCATGACCGGTGGCAGTCCCCGCACTGGGAAGGTCAATGCTGCCTTGGGCCGTATTGCTGCCGCTACGGGAATGCCCGTAGCAAGTGGCTCTCAGAGCATCGCCTTGAAGGATGACGCAGCAATTGCCACGTTTACCCCGTTACGGGAAAATAACCCGGACGGCGTGGTCTTCGCCAACATTGGTGCCGGACACACCGTCGCCCAGGCACAAGCGGTGGTCGACATGTTGGCCGCCAACGCTTTGGAATTACACATCAACACTGCACAGGAATTAGTCATGCCTGAAGGTGACCGTTCTTTCCACTGGCTAAATGGGATTGGTGAAACGGTAGCCGCACTGAACGTCCCCGTTATTGTGAAGGAAGTCGGCTTCGGCATGGCTAGAGAAACTCTTGAACAACTGGCTAAGGTCGGCGTAACCTACGTTGATCTCGGTGGTCGCGGTGGCACCAACTTCGCGCAAATTGAAAACTTCCGGCGACCAGATAAAGAGCTGACTTATCTGGCTGGCTGGGGGCAATCAACCGTCGAATCACTGTTAGAAGCCCATAGCGTGCCGCAACAACAGGTCATCGCTACGGGTGGTGTGCGTCACCCACTAGATGCTGCCAAAGCACTGGCCTTAGGTGCCAGTGTCGTCGGTAGCGCCGGTCAAGTGCTACATAGTCTTTTACGAACTGACGAAGACGCCACCGTCGCCATGCTTCAAAGCTGGCAGACGGGCTTGAAACGGATCATGACATTGCTTGGTACCCGCAATTTGGCGGAATTACGGCAACAGCATCTCTTGTTGTCACCCGAATTACTGAGTTATTGTGACCAACGCCACCTTGATTATTAA
- a CDS encoding RsmF rRNA methyltransferase first C-terminal domain-containing protein, translating into MNLPEDFITKYRGLLGDQADDFFASFGAESLSGYRVNPAHHHLPERLTATPAVPYEALGHYGTVSGRSLMHQSGAVYSQEPSAMFVGATAAPTPGERVLDLCAAPGGKTTHLASYLHGTGLLVTNEINRKRVKVLAENVERFGVQSAVILNESPERLSPVFPDYFDKVLVDAPCSGEGMFRKDPDAMSYWSLDYVQECADRQQQIMTEALKMVKPGGQLIYSTCTFAPEEDEQMMAWVLETFPEFHLVPIEKTGGVIDAKPEWADGNPELTKAARLFPHLMNGEGHFVAKLERDEVAAATPRGTAKLGTPLTGDQKKLWQAFAQDVLGQSLTGNLVTVKDQLFLTPTDLPDLKRCHVFRPGLHLGTFKKNRFEPAYALALASDTARVKQTLAITDEQWRAWVHGETFTLTEAPSKGWYLLTSQDQPVGFGKVVGQTVKNFFPKGLRFTVYDTDLN; encoded by the coding sequence GTGAATCTACCTGAAGACTTTATCACAAAATACCGGGGACTCTTGGGCGACCAAGCGGATGACTTTTTTGCTAGTTTTGGCGCGGAGAGTCTATCTGGTTACCGGGTCAATCCGGCGCATCATCACTTGCCTGAGCGACTTACGGCGACACCAGCGGTGCCATATGAAGCTCTGGGCCACTATGGAACTGTTAGTGGGCGGAGCCTGATGCATCAAAGCGGGGCCGTTTACAGCCAGGAACCAAGTGCCATGTTCGTCGGGGCAACGGCGGCGCCAACCCCTGGTGAACGGGTATTGGACCTCTGTGCAGCTCCTGGTGGCAAGACCACCCATTTAGCTAGCTATTTGCACGGGACCGGGTTACTGGTCACCAATGAAATCAATCGCAAGCGGGTTAAGGTGCTGGCAGAAAACGTGGAACGATTCGGGGTACAATCAGCTGTCATTTTAAATGAATCGCCCGAACGGCTGAGTCCCGTTTTTCCAGATTACTTTGATAAGGTCCTGGTGGACGCTCCTTGTTCTGGGGAAGGTATGTTTCGGAAGGACCCGGATGCTATGTCGTATTGGTCACTGGATTACGTGCAGGAGTGTGCTGATCGGCAGCAACAGATCATGACTGAGGCCTTGAAGATGGTCAAGCCGGGTGGGCAATTGATTTACTCGACCTGTACCTTTGCCCCAGAAGAGGACGAACAAATGATGGCGTGGGTCCTTGAAACCTTCCCTGAATTCCACCTAGTTCCAATCGAGAAGACCGGTGGTGTGATCGATGCCAAGCCTGAATGGGCGGATGGCAATCCAGAATTGACTAAGGCAGCCCGCCTATTCCCACATTTGATGAACGGGGAAGGTCACTTTGTGGCTAAGCTTGAACGTGATGAGGTTGCGGCAGCTACGCCACGTGGCACTGCCAAGTTGGGGACGCCATTGACCGGTGACCAAAAGAAACTGTGGCAAGCATTTGCCCAGGATGTTTTAGGCCAGTCACTGACCGGCAACCTAGTGACGGTAAAGGATCAGCTGTTCTTGACGCCAACGGACCTGCCTGATTTAAAACGGTGCCACGTCTTTCGGCCGGGTCTTCACCTGGGAACGTTTAAGAAAAACCGGTTCGAACCAGCGTACGCCCTAGCCTTGGCCAGTGACACGGCTAGGGTCAAACAAACATTGGCTATCACGGATGAACAGTGGCGGGCGTGGGTCCATGGTGAGACCTTCACACTGACTGAAGCTCCTAGCAAGGGGTGGTACCTCCTGACGTCGCAAGATCAACCCGTTGGTTTTGGGAAAGTAGTTGGTCAGACGGTGAAGAATTTCTTTCCCAAGGGCCTCCGGTTTACCGTGTACGATACTGATTTGAATTAG
- a CDS encoding C69 family dipeptidase — translation MNYSACTSILIGPQATMDGSVIIGRNEDAKAAWPKHFVVHPAQTATTPQTFTSTDNGFTMPLPDHAAKYTATPEWTAKFGLFEEDGFNEYGVAMSATESTYSNERVLGADPLVKDGIGEEAMVTVVLPYIHTAREGVARLGQLIEHYGTCESNGILFADQTEAWYLETGAGHYWVAQRIPANGYAVVANQMAIQAIDFNDADNFMFARHLQEFVATNHLNPHSHGFIWRDIFGTQDQSDLYYNTPRVWYGQKTLTPSVNAEPQSFDLPFIQYADRLLAVDDAQAYLSSHYEETPFDPVGNGSAAEKHRFRPISLAKTQESHVLQLRPNMDPALAGIQWLAMGVAAQSVYVPFYAGITSTPAAYHLGKETYDADSAYWVYKLISVLTDAHYHEAWPTVSAVQKDLRIAFKQSVQQTDQIGQRLHGSELADYLTQQGATNAALGIQRYRDLAATLITQATDLGPLNYHQDLNL, via the coding sequence ATGAATTATTCCGCTTGTACGAGTATCTTAATTGGTCCTCAAGCGACCATGGACGGCTCGGTCATCATTGGCCGCAATGAAGATGCAAAGGCTGCCTGGCCTAAACACTTTGTCGTTCACCCAGCTCAAACGGCCACAACACCGCAAACCTTTACTAGCACGGACAATGGCTTTACTATGCCGTTGCCTGACCATGCTGCCAAGTACACGGCGACCCCCGAATGGACAGCCAAGTTCGGTCTGTTCGAAGAAGATGGCTTCAATGAATACGGGGTGGCCATGAGTGCAACCGAAAGTACCTATTCTAATGAACGGGTACTGGGGGCCGACCCCCTGGTCAAGGATGGTATCGGAGAAGAGGCTATGGTTACCGTAGTTCTTCCTTATATCCATACCGCTCGAGAAGGGGTCGCCCGGCTGGGCCAATTGATCGAACATTATGGAACCTGTGAATCCAACGGTATCCTGTTTGCCGATCAGACCGAAGCCTGGTACCTTGAAACCGGTGCGGGCCACTACTGGGTCGCCCAACGCATCCCCGCTAACGGGTACGCCGTTGTTGCCAATCAGATGGCCATTCAAGCCATTGACTTCAATGACGCCGACAACTTCATGTTTGCTCGCCACCTGCAGGAATTCGTGGCTACTAACCACTTGAATCCACACAGTCACGGATTCATTTGGCGCGACATCTTCGGGACCCAGGATCAATCGGACCTCTACTACAACACGCCACGGGTCTGGTACGGTCAGAAAACACTGACGCCTAGTGTCAACGCTGAACCCCAGTCGTTTGACCTACCCTTTATTCAATACGCTGACCGGCTGCTAGCCGTCGATGACGCTCAGGCCTACTTGAGTAGTCATTACGAAGAAACCCCATTTGATCCCGTGGGTAACGGTTCCGCCGCTGAAAAACACCGCTTCCGCCCAATCAGCCTAGCAAAGACCCAGGAATCTCACGTCCTGCAGCTGCGGCCCAACATGGACCCAGCGTTAGCCGGTATTCAGTGGTTGGCAATGGGAGTCGCTGCGCAAAGCGTCTACGTTCCATTCTACGCCGGTATTACCAGTACCCCGGCGGCCTACCACTTGGGTAAGGAGACCTATGACGCGGATTCCGCTTACTGGGTCTACAAGTTGATCAGTGTCCTGACCGACGCACACTACCATGAGGCTTGGCCAACGGTTAGCGCCGTTCAAAAAGACCTCCGCATCGCCTTTAAACAGTCTGTCCAACAGACGGACCAGATCGGCCAACGCCTGCACGGTTCCGAGCTGGCCGATTACTTAACCCAACAGGGTGCCACGAACGCTGCATTGGGAATTCAGCGTTACCGTGACTTAGCAGCAACGTTGATCACACAAGCAACGGACCTTGGTCCCCTCAATTATCATCAGGATTTGAACTTATAA
- a CDS encoding 2-hydroxymuconate tautomerase, with translation MPIVNIDLIAGRSQDQLKALVQDVTTAVTKNTGAPAEHVHVILREMQPNRYGVAGVLKSDEK, from the coding sequence ATGCCAATCGTTAACATCGATTTAATTGCCGGCCGCTCACAGGACCAATTGAAGGCCCTCGTTCAGGACGTTACTACCGCAGTTACCAAGAATACGGGTGCGCCTGCTGAACACGTTCACGTCATCTTACGGGAGATGCAACCTAACCGTTATGGGGTTGCAGGTGTTCTTAAGAGCGACGAAAAGTAA
- a CDS encoding Cof-type HAD-IIB family hydrolase, protein MERKLIAIDLDGTTLNAASQISPKTKAVLTKARESGHYVSIVTGRPNRISADIYDELQLDSPMINFNGSLGHVPHHHWRDEYQYTFNKEIALDLLAHRQELGINMIAAEGKNLFLAVRDQPVEVGFFPSVLQSNQILNQKTLLENPTSLTIAIDRSHQEHLLSYLNLNFGDEIDAAPWGGPNSVVELGAKGVQKATGVEVLAHHFHVERKNIIAFGDEHNDSAMIDYAGWGVAMQNATTPIKNLAQDVTTLDNDHDGLANYLENYLKLAE, encoded by the coding sequence ATGGAACGCAAACTAATTGCCATTGACTTGGATGGTACCACCCTCAACGCGGCATCCCAAATCAGTCCGAAAACCAAAGCTGTTCTGACCAAGGCGCGTGAATCCGGACACTATGTCAGCATTGTGACTGGTCGTCCAAACCGAATCTCTGCCGACATTTACGACGAGTTACAACTGGACAGTCCCATGATCAACTTTAACGGTAGCCTGGGGCACGTCCCCCACCACCATTGGCGTGATGAGTATCAGTACACGTTCAATAAGGAAATTGCCCTAGACCTGTTGGCCCATCGTCAGGAATTAGGCATCAACATGATTGCTGCCGAAGGTAAGAACCTCTTCTTGGCTGTGCGGGACCAACCGGTGGAAGTCGGCTTCTTCCCCTCTGTTTTGCAGAGTAACCAGATTCTCAACCAGAAGACATTGTTGGAGAACCCAACCAGCTTGACCATCGCGATTGACCGTAGTCATCAGGAACACTTACTCAGCTACTTAAACCTGAACTTCGGCGACGAAATTGACGCCGCTCCTTGGGGTGGTCCGAACTCCGTGGTAGAACTAGGCGCCAAGGGTGTGCAAAAAGCTACTGGGGTAGAAGTGCTGGCGCACCACTTCCACGTGGAACGGAAGAACATCATTGCCTTTGGTGACGAACACAATGACTCGGCCATGATCGACTACGCCGGTTGGGGCGTGGCCATGCAAAATGCCACGACGCCCATCAAGAACCTGGCCCAGGACGTGACAACGTTAGATAACGACCACGATGGTCTGGCCAACTACTTGGAAAATTATTTAAAATTGGCCGAATAA
- a CDS encoding YitT family protein — MKFNLRKREIGKNVLIVVFASIINVVALNDFLIPGKIFSAGINGIAQIVAMLLDTVGVHLSTGWFILLFNIPIGLLGWFKVGRSFTFYSILVALLTSILAIVMPVVNISDNPLLGALFGGILTGVGVAYPLKNGFSTGGMDIVAVVLEKTTGRTIGTLMMAINFAIVLVAGALFGWQSALYTIISIYAMSRVVDSIHTRHQKLTAFIVTTKQDEVITQLNSTLIRGITVIPSFGAYTRTNGAVLMTVISRYELYTLERSVKEVDEHAFVNLVNTVDIEGNFYNEKEQLKLRQTSQESK, encoded by the coding sequence ATGAAGTTTAATCTTCGTAAACGAGAAATTGGAAAGAACGTCCTAATTGTGGTGTTCGCATCCATCATTAACGTGGTTGCCTTGAACGACTTCCTGATTCCCGGAAAAATATTCAGTGCCGGGATCAATGGTATTGCTCAAATTGTGGCGATGTTATTGGATACGGTGGGTGTTCACCTCAGTACTGGTTGGTTTATCTTACTCTTCAACATTCCCATTGGGTTGTTGGGGTGGTTCAAGGTTGGCCGGAGCTTCACGTTTTATTCCATCCTGGTTGCCCTGCTGACGTCTATCTTGGCGATTGTCATGCCAGTGGTCAATATCTCGGATAACCCGCTACTAGGGGCCTTATTTGGGGGAATCTTGACCGGTGTTGGAGTGGCTTACCCACTGAAAAATGGTTTCTCAACTGGTGGGATGGATATCGTGGCGGTCGTACTGGAAAAGACGACTGGTCGGACGATAGGGACGCTGATGATGGCCATAAACTTTGCCATCGTCTTGGTTGCTGGTGCCTTATTCGGTTGGCAAAGTGCCCTATACACCATTATTTCCATCTACGCGATGTCACGGGTGGTTGATAGCATTCACACGCGTCACCAAAAGCTGACCGCCTTTATCGTGACGACCAAGCAAGATGAAGTGATTACGCAACTGAACTCAACACTGATTCGGGGAATTACGGTGATTCCTTCATTTGGCGCGTACACACGGACGAACGGTGCGGTGCTAATGACAGTTATTTCGCGGTATGAACTTTATACATTGGAGCGATCGGTGAAGGAAGTTGATGAACACGCTTTCGTCAACCTGGTCAACACCGTCGATATTGAAGGAAACTTCTACAACGAAAAGGAACAATTGAAATTACGGCAAACCTCACAGGAAAGTAAGTAG
- a CDS encoding helix-turn-helix domain-containing protein, with protein MVKFDLDFRIKVVTEYLSGVGSTSLARKHGISKEETILLWVSRFRKYGIAGLKLKDQKPEYSSQFKVDVLNWRKQHQASLPVTALHFNLSSPSTIWQWEKRFEEQGIAGLERKRGKPKIMAKHKQTKPSKSRNNSSTADELKQLKQENLMLKIENEYLKKLDALAQKKSADKKSRK; from the coding sequence ATGGTTAAGTTTGATTTAGATTTTAGAATTAAGGTCGTCACTGAATATTTGAGTGGAGTTGGATCAACCTCATTGGCCAGAAAACATGGTATCAGCAAGGAAGAAACTATCCTTCTTTGGGTTAGTCGCTTCCGGAAATACGGTATAGCTGGATTGAAGCTGAAGGATCAGAAGCCAGAATATTCTAGTCAGTTCAAGGTTGATGTATTAAACTGGAGAAAACAACATCAGGCCTCGCTTCCGGTAACGGCTCTGCACTTCAATCTATCTTCGCCAAGCACCATCTGGCAATGGGAGAAGCGCTTTGAGGAGCAAGGAATCGCTGGCCTTGAACGGAAGCGAGGAAAGCCTAAAATCATGGCTAAACATAAGCAAACGAAGCCTTCAAAGAGTCGCAATAACTCCAGTACCGCCGATGAATTGAAGCAATTAAAACAAGAAAACTTGATGTTAAAGATTGAGAATGAATACCTAAAAAAACTCGATGCCTTAGCTCAGAAGAAGTCAGCAGACAAGAAATCTCGCAAATAG